The genomic interval AACGATGGAGCTCGACTGGCATGCCGTCCCGGCAACAGCGCATTATAAAATCGATAAGGAAGAGCTGACCATCACCTGGCAGAACGGCAAACCAAGCTATACCTTCTCGGAGCCCGGGCAAAACCCGACCTCCGAAATCATGGGCACCGGTTTCACCTGGGCGGACCTCAGCTTTTCCGTTCTCTGGTGGCCGAATTCCAGACTTATCGGCGAAGATAAAAAACTGAATCGCGATACCTACATCATTGATGTCCCAATCCCCGAAAGCGAAAATATCATGCGGCTCTGGGTGGATCAGCACATGGGTATGGTGATGGAAGCACAGACGCTGGATGCATCGGAAAATCAGCTGAGCCGACTGAAGATTAAAAGCATTAAAAAAATGGACGGCATGTGGATTGCAAAGGATCTGGAACTTTCCGATAAAATATCCGGACAGAAAACCACATTAACGGTTTCCGACCTGAAATGGATGGATGAATGAATACGACGGCCAGACTTTTCCTTTCCCTTGGGGCCATTAGCGGCGCGTTCGGCGTGATGCTCGGCGCATTCGGAGCGCACGGCCTGCAGCATAAACTGTCTGCAAAAATGATGGCCACCTGGCAGACAGGCGTGGAGTATCAGTTTTATCACACCTTTGCCC from Verrucomicrobia bacterium S94 carries:
- a CDS encoding outer membrane lipoprotein-sorting protein codes for the protein MKNILIVIMCLGLSLTGFAEEQPSADHILSMVQEKLPSRPLKLTGKLKAKAKNGFTKSYPVTMELDWHAVPATAHYKIDKEELTITWQNGKPSYTFSEPGQNPTSEIMGTGFTWADLSFSVLWWPNSRLIGEDKKLNRDTYIIDVPIPESENIMRLWVDQHMGMVMEAQTLDASENQLSRLKIKSIKKMDGMWIAKDLELSDKISGQKTTLTVSDLKWMDE